gggggggcagactcagtttttttcttttactatttttttttttttttttggagacaggttaaAGGTGTCTTGTAAACTGGCAATCGACTTTCTGATCAGCAGCCTGAGTGCAGGGTCTGGGGCCTGTAGGACCACACCATGATCACTGAAAAGAATTTTGATGAAGGCAAGGAAAAGTCAAAGCAAGATGGAGATGATGACAGCTCACTGATGAAGGAACCCAAGAGGGGGCCACACTCAGGAGATCCCACCCTACATTAAAGACAAGATGTGAGGAAACAGTCCCCCCACTTCTACTGTGGGCCTGAGACTGTTGACATAACTGTATATGCCGAGTTCCCAGAACTAgcagttctttctttcccctcccttccttcattcctaaTACAGAATCTTGCtccttagccctggctgtcctgggactcactctgcctccttactgctgggattaaaggtgcgtgctgTGCTTATCcagttcctttttttgttttttgtttttgtttgtttgtttgtttgtttgtgatggtTTTGCAATGAACCCAATCTTGCTGCCAAACTTGATAAATAGcagaaggtgaccttgaacttcaggaTCCTCCTGACTCTACTAACATATTAGACATTTACAGCACAATGTCTTCTCTGTGTGATGCTAGAGATCATCAATTTAGTCCTGTCTTTTCACAGAAAGTTCTTCTcgcttttaaaaatgcattttatatagaactttttaatatgtttaacATTGCTTTCAATACATTGGTGTGAAGGTTtctgtcagatgccctggaactggagttacagacaggtgtgagctgccatgtagatggCTGGtgattgaacccaagtccttcagaagagcagccagtgcttctaactgctgagccaactctccaacaccagaaatgttttcaaattacTGTCCAGTTTAAGTCAAGAAGCAGAGCTTACCCAGACGGTGGCAGATATCTCCTCTTTCGTAGTCGATAACACTTCCTGAGCAGCGGGCTTCTCTCCTCCCATGCGTATACATCCAAAGAGCCATTGTTACAGGTGACAATGACATGAACTGGGTCCTTCAAAGAACACCCAAGTGATAGTAGGCTGGAGTCAATGTCAGATCAAAGGACAGGGAGAGGGCCTAGGAGATGGCTCattaggtaaaggcacttgctgagcaagcctgaTGCTCTGAGCccatggaaagggaaagagagagactaaCACCAGGAGTCCGCCTGTGACCTCTGCAAGTGCGCATGCACAGACAAGTGCACATGCGCACACCCCAACAGTATGacgtttaaaatgtaaatctaatttaaaaatatccactGGAGGGAAAACATTCCAAACATACCACCCATAGTCTCAAGATCTCTTCTGGACAGTACTGAAATGTCTGCAGACGGACACCATCTATgctgaagagcaagagagaggatcCAGTTGAACAAACAATCGTATCCTTATCACTGACTCCCATCCATTCTGCGCGCTCCTTGTAAtcttgcaaagagaagcttcctaCCAAATGTCCTgttccaaagaaacagaaaatacagagGCAATTTTTTCAGTCATTTAAATAAATGGGCAAAATCCTTAATGCTTAGtgaaaagaacatccctccttCCATGGCATGCTAGTCTGAAAGAGACAATGAAAACTGTCCATTGGTCTGTCAAGTTCATGTCCTGTGAAATCCATGTCCTTGGACATGGAAAGCAGGCTATGACACAGGGACAGTATGGAAAGTCAGCTTAAACATTGGAAAGATGACTGTACTGGCAAAGGACAGTAAAACCCAGTCCCTAGTGCATGACAGAAATAGAAACATGTCTGCCTGAGAAATCTGTAGCTGGCTACTGTAGTGGCCATCAAGCAGGCACAAGTTCTCATCTGGCCAAGGAGCCTCCTGCTCCCTTTACAAAAACATCATGTGGAGCATCATCATACGGTGATCCATAATCAGGCACAGTCCAgtggatctccaagtttgaggacagtctagtctacagaacaaattccaggtTAGCcatggctacccagagaaaccctgtcttcaaagacTAAAAGGGCAAATCAATGACAAGTATTTATAGATTACTCTGAGCACTCGTGGGAGACACAGGAGAAATGAGGATTTCTTTTACAAATTGGTTTTACATTATGTTTGTGTAGGTATTCATGCCAGAAGCACACATGTGGGGGTCAGGGAACAACTTGAGGGATTTGGATGTCTCCTCCATCATGTGGTACCCCAGGAACTGAACTAGGTTGTCAGGCTCTGTAGGTAAGTGTCTCTATCCTCTAGCCAGTGCTTCTCTACCTCACTAATGCTTCCTACTGAACTTTAACGCAGTTCTCATGCGGCAGTGCGGGGAGGGGTCTGCCCTGCCATAGAGGtactttcattgcttcttcataatgGCGATTTTGTTACTGTTAAGATTGCTGACTTAAGTATTTTTGAAGATGGAAATTTGCTATAGGATTCATAGCCCATAGGTAGAGAACCAGTGTCTTAAACATTTTGCCACCCCATAACATAGTTCTTATTTCTTGtcatttggggtttttgtttttgagacaaggtctcactatgcatccCTGGCTAACCTGGTACTCACTGCATAcatcaggctgacctggaacccgGAGAATTCTAATTGTTtctcctcctgaatgctgggatttaaggtgtgcactACCAATTCTTggccctatttatttatttatttatttatttgatttgatttttcgagacagggtttctctatatagccatggctgtcctggaactcagaaatccacctgcctctgcctcccaagtgctgggattaaaggcatgcaccaccatgcccggcttatttttattttttaactacatcagtgtgtgtgtgtgtacacatctatgtgagtgtatgcatgcatgtgcacatgttaAACCATCTTGTCAGAtccatctgttttgtttgtgagacagcACCCTCTATGAAGTTTTCCTGACTCAGTCTCCTGATTTTggggcatgtgccatcatgcctggctttggaATTTTCTAAGGTTTACCTTGCACAGTTACTTTGTTCCCGATCTCTTCCAACTTCATATCAAATGTGCCAAATGTTGTGATGTTTGGGGGTACATTTCTGGACATCAGGGTtatcctgtcttcccttcttggGGTCCAGAAGACTGCTTGGCATAATGGAAATTCGAGAATGGTAGACACTGGGTCAGAGAATTCTGATGTCCTCAGCAAGCTGTTCATGTAAAACACCTGCAGAGAGTATTGCCCAGGGGAATCAATGAAGAGTAAATCTCTGCAGCCTGGCACATGAACACTCCACATGAGGGGctttcggaaaaaaaaaaaaaaaaacccagagtgGCCGCATCTGTTCTTCACCCAGAACAGGGAGGAACAGTCATTGCTCCCACTCAGGATTGGAATAACTCATACTTTTCCTGCCCCTCCCatcacatacagagacagaatgGAGTCCCTGACCCAGATCATAAGGCCCCTTGGTCATCCTATTCCAATGGATGCCTCAGGCAGAGCTTGGTTAAGTACATTTTCCCTGTGCAGGGGACCAGTCCAGGGCTGTTCTGGACTCTTTTTTTAATGAGGCATTGAGATTGTCATACTGTAACCCAGGCTGCTTTGAATGTATATCAatgtataaaactaaataaatatgcatGGGCCCTCAGGAGTACTTGAACTCTGAGCAGACCATTGCTCTCACAGTACCTAGGAACCAGGCACCAGAGAGCTGGCAGTTAAGAGAGAAGGCAGTGTATAAAGCACTGGGTATGGTAGCACTTATCTGAAATGCACCAGCCACTGGTGAGCATGTCAGCCAGTGATTGAAAATTGCTTTCTATCCAACAAAGGTGTCTCAGGACTGTTATTTTACCTGCTTTTATTCTTTGGATAAGCCACATTTCAAGGACACTTCACTAATAGATATTTGCCATTGTGACTGGTCATGTGACTGCTACCAAGCACATTATTCTTTCCTGACTGTAGGATGGCTTTTCTTATGATAGGGCTTAGGAGAGGGGGAGTGGCCTGCCCAGACCTCCCTGAGGGCTCAACCTTCCCACTGTCTGTCACGTTCACCCTGGAGTTGCTAGAGCACACCTACCTTTGTCAAGACCTGTCGGTGTTTCCTAATCAGAAAGACCCATTTCTTCTGAGGAGAGCAGTGGAGTTCATCAATACCGTGCGGGAATACATTGACGTTGGAAATGAGGTGTAAGTCAGGAATCCTAAAGATGTACAGATTACCTGTGGTATCAGCTATCTGAAATCAGAGCAGCAGCACCCGGTCAGTGGGGGAAGGTTAAGCATGGAGGAAGCAGTGTTCTCTGCTCTGAGATACACCACTGTGTCTTCAAGTACAGTAAGGGGTCCCAAAGCTGTGACCAGCCTGCCTCACAGAGTGTCTGGGGTGATCCCAAGGAATAAGACTCTAGACCTGAgcgatgactcagtaggtaactAGTAggtaactctgtgtgtgtgtgtgtgtgtgtgtgtgtgtgtgtgtgtgtgtgtgtgagagagagagagagagagagagagagagagagagagagaggatacatagacacatgtaggcaaaatattcacagacaaaataattgtttttccCTTTTGAATTTTTTGAGGTAGGATTTCTCTATGAAGCCcggactatcctggaacttactctgtcgaccaggctggcctcaaattcaagagatTCATCTACCTCTgtgacatgcaccaccatgccctgcaggatttatttttcaagaaactTTTGTAGggcatcccagcactcagagggcagaggcagtctGATCTCTGCGAGTTAGACCACCCTAGTCTACCCacggagttctaggccagccaggactatatcaTGGTACTCTGTTTTAAATACATGAGGTAGGGTACGTGTAAAGATTTTCCACCCTAAAACACTCTTCCCCGCGACTCACTGGGACATCAGCATTAtccatttttctgtatatttgataaaattcacatttttctctacTGTCTCTAACCAAATTCATGGATTCACGAGTAATAAATCTTTCAAAGACAAGAAGATATAAAATCACttagaaaaaagtgtgtgtgttcttgtgcttGTTATTTCTATACTTAAGCATGAGTATGGGCATTATATACTGGGGCACACATGGAAACCAGAGAAGGCTGCCAGGTACCCTGTTAGaccacccttctcctcagagagtcTCTTGTTGAACCTGGAGCGAGGCTGGCTTGGCTAGCAGCCATCTAGTCCCAGTNNNNNNNNNNNNNNNNNNNNNNNNNNNNNNNNNNNNNNNNNNNNNNNNNNNNNNNNNNNNNNNNNNNNNNNNNNNNNNNNNNNNNNNNNNNNNNNNNNNNNNNNNNNNNNNNNNNNNNNNNNNNNNNNNNNNNNNNNNNNNNNNNNNNNNNNNNNNNNNNNNNNNNNNNNNNNNNNNNNNNNNNNNNNNNNNNNNNNNNNNNNNNNNNNNNNNNNNNNNNNNNNNNNNNNNNNNNNNNNNNNNNNNNNNNNNNNNNNNNNNNNNNNNNNNNNNNNNNNNNNNNNNNNNNNNNNNNNNNNNNNNNNNNNNNNNNNNNNNNNNNNNNNNNNNNNNNNNNNNNNNNNNNNNNNNNNNNNNNNNNNNNNNNNNNNNNNNNNNNNNNNNNNNNNNNNNNNNNNNNNNNNNNNNNNNNNNNNNNNNNNNNNNNNNNNNNNNNNNNNNNNNNNNNNNNNNNNNNNNNNNNNNNNNNNNNNNNNNNNNNNNNNNNNNNNNNNNNNNNNNNNNNNNNNNNNNNNNNNNNNNNNNNNNNNNNNNNNNNNNNNNNNNNNNNNNNNNNNNNNNNNNNNNNNNNNNNNNNNNNNNNNNNNNNNNNNNNNNNNNNNNNNNNNNNNNNNNNNNNNNNNNNNNNNNNNNNNNNNNNNNNNNNNNNNNNNNNNNNNNNNNNNNNNNNNNNNNNNNNNNNNNNNNNNNNNNNNNNNNNNNNNNNNNNNNNNNNNNNNNtgaggccagtctggtctacaatgTCAAGTTGCAGGCCAGTTTTGACTACATTACAagactatctccaaaaaaaaaaaaaaaaaaaaaagtaaaaataaataaacacagggcagcagagatggctcagtagttaagaccaCCAGCCGTTCTTAACAAAAGGAGCTTGGTTCAATTCCCTAAACACCCATTGCAGCTTACAACTCTCTGTCATTCCTCTTCTAGGAGATCTGAATTCCtcacatgcaaatacatgcaggcagaataattttgtacatgaaaataaaaagaaacacaaagaagaaaatcaaacatCTTTATTATTTGGGGCAGGAATGGACAGGAAAACAGGACAAATACATTATGCTCAGAGGCATGCATACACTTACAATACAGACCAGATTGAAGAACAtggctgccaagatggctcagcagggaaggacACCTGCCACTGAACCTGATGAcaggagttcaatccccaggaaccACCTGGAagaggagaaccaactcccacaaacaTGCATGACGAACAATCAACAGCCCTGTGCTCAGAGCCATTTCACCTTCTACTAACAGTGCCAGCAGGGAGCATGGGCCTGTCATCACTTCTAGTGGGGCTAggtgtggttttgcttttgtttgttttgttttggtttggtttttggtttttgagacagggacacTCTGtactctggctctcctggaactctctatagaaaccaggcaggcttcaaacttgcctgcctctgcctcctgagtcctggagttAAAGACCTGGCCACCACTTCTGTCAGTATTAAGCTTTACAACAAATGAAACAAACCTATTTTCAATGAATCAATTCCAAAACTGATTATTGTATCATCAATGCAATAATCActgcaaatgagaaaaacaagttCTCTTCCAGGATTTcctttaggttaaaaaaaattaaggggcaggagagaaggccctggggttaagagcactttctgctcttccagaggtcctgaatttaattctagcaaccacatggtggctcacaaccacctatactgggatctgatgcgaTTTTggggcatgcaggtatacatgtagatagagcaaataaaataaataactcttttttttttttcaaaaaatcttacacacatatacacacaaatacacacagacacacacactccactatcAGCAGCATCAATGACAAAAGCCAAAAGCATAACTAGCTTTAGTAAAATATTATATGCAGCAATCAATATAGTCATTTCTAAGCCCTACcttcatttgcatgaaaattATTAATACCCTCTCCTTCTGTCCAAATGCAATCTCTTCTTTGAAGAATCTATCACTAAAATATGACTTGCACTTTGACTCCTTTTGAAAGGCAACCTGTTGAAGGCCTTATTACCATACAAACATGATTCAGTCTCAAGTGGTTGAGATCGCACTACACTCCTGGCTCCCTCTGCCAGGTACAATGATGATGCACCACTGGATCCTGCCTATCATTGAGGGGGCAGAGGTAGTCGGGTCCCCATGAGTCCACGGTCAGCCTGAACTCTAGGATAGCCCGATGTCATCCTAAACAGCCTCCTCCAACCCACCTGCCAAAACCTAAACCAAACACACCAAAACATCCAACCCCAAGATCATCCTGTTCATTATATTTCCAGTGTACTATAGGATACAATGTTTATAAACATTGAGACCATAATGAAAGAAAAACCCCTTTGCTGGATATGTTGCACCACCacattagtcccagcactcaggaggcagaggcaggcagatctgttgagttggaggctagcctggtctacatagttccaggccagctaggaacTTACTACAGGGTAAGACCTTCTCCCAGACAAACAGAACCAAGCAACCTCAAGAATGGATTAATGTTCACTCCATTAGGCTCTGTtacctattaaaataaaaaataattgagaGAACGAAGAATAATCAAGAAACACACATTGAGGTTCCAGTGTTTACCAGGTTTTCTCCTacaatggctcagcagctggcaCTCTCACAAGTCAGAGTACACAAGAGAAAAAATTATTGTATAAACCAGCAGAGACTGTACAGTGAGAAACTGGTGTCATAACACTGAGACAAGCCAGGAATAATGTCCTCAAGAACCACAGGCATGGCCCATCATGTGTTCTTTCCCACTGGTCTTAGGGTCTCCACCGTTCCTCTCCCAGGGCATCATATGGACCCCTAGGACACACAAAACTATAGAGAACAGAGATTATCTACCTGCACAGCTGTTCTGCAGCCAGGTCAACAATGCTACCACAGCTCTAGCCCTGTTTCTTCTCCTAAGACACTCAGCCCAGGAAGGTCCCAGAACTATGCTCAAGGCATCCGCATGGTATTGAAACGGTGTCAGGCAGGtaaaccaatggaatagaattgatgacccagaaatgaacacacataactacggtcacttggtctttgacaaaggaattaAAACCAGCCAGTGGAAAAATAAGAtagactttcaacaaatggtgctagttcaactggcaATCaacatgtagaggaatgcaaattgatccatttttaagtccttgtagaaagctcaagtccaagtggatcaaggacccccccccccataaaaccagatacactgaatctaatagaagagaaagtggggaaagtcTCATACACTTAGGCACAGGGGGAAtgttcttgaacagaacaccagtgtcttatgctctatgatcaaggattgacaaatgggacctcataaaattgcaaagcaattgtaaggcaaatgacactgttaATAGCATAAactggcaaccaacagattgggaaaagatctttactaatcctacatacAATAGAGGGcgaatatccaatatataaacagaaatcaagaagttagactcctgagaaccaaataaccctattaaaaaaattaggggccgggtgtggtggcgcacgcctttaatcccagcactNNNNNNNNNNNNNNNNNNNNNNNNNNNNNNNNNNNNNNNNNNNNNNNNNNNNNNNNNNNNNNNNNNNNNNNNNNNNNNNNNNNNNNNNNNNNNNNNNNNNNNNNNNNNNNNNNNNNNNNNNNNNNNNNNNNNNNNNNNNNNNNNNNNNNNNNNNNNNNNNNNNNNNNNNNNNNNNNNNNNNNNNNNNNNNNNNNNNNNNNNNNNNNNNNNNNNNNNNNNNNNNNNNNNNNNNNNNNNNNNNNNNNNNNNNNNNNNNNNNNNNNNNNNNNNNNNNNNNNNNNNNNNNNNNNNNNNNNNNNNNNNNNNNNNNNNNNNNNNNNNNNNNNNNNNNNNNNNNNNNNNNNNNNNNNNNNNNNNNNNNNNNNNNNNNNNNNNNNNNNNNNNNNNNNNNNNNNNNNNNNNNNNNNNNNNNNNNNNNNNNNNNNNNNNNNNNNNNNNNNNNNNNNNNNNNNNNNNNNNNNNNNNNNNNNNNNNNNNNNNNNNNNNNNNNNNNNNNNNNNNNNNNNNNNNNNNNNNNNNNNNNNNNNNNNNNNNNNNNNNNNNNNNNNNNNNNNNNNNNNNNNNNNNNNNNNNNNNNNNNNNNNNNNNNNNNNNNNNNNNNNNNNNNNNNNNNNNNNNNNNNNNNNNNNNgctgacctggaactcactctgtagaccaggctggcctcgaactcagaaatccgcctgcctctgcctcccgagtgctgggattaaaggcatgcgcccttAAACTCTTCTTAAAGAGTGTTCATGCTGTTAATAGATTTATCTCTTTTGTAAAGTTATGAGCTCCAGGAACCCCACTCAGATCCACCTCCGATGGACCAAACAGACTCCACCTAGATAGGCTATTGATTGGTAAGTGTACTTAAGTTTCTACCCATTAACTATTCTAGAGGGTGGGATTAATCTCTTCCCTGGGATTCGGACTTCTCTCACACAAACCACCAAGATGTAAGCGTTTCTAATGTACACctaagaatatttctttttctcccaaaaGCACTTGACTTTATTCTCTTCCTCAAATATACATAAGTGTTCCAGCACCTTGCTATATCCAGGTGTTTACTCAAAAatctacatccaggacagctccagagaagcaacccacAGATGTATCAGCACCTGCTCTCACAGATGTGGATTCGTCTACTGGACCTGCTCCTTCCTACCCACAGATGGTACCACAGACTCTGCACAGCAAGGAAACAAGAgactctcctaagactggaccGACACCCGATCcccattttcttactttttcagCCATGTGtccccaaagtcagcaggaagcaaCTAAAGATCACAATGACCCTATTGCTGATTCACCTTTGcctctttctagtttctccttttaaaaattaaaccaaaatggagTCATGTTAGCATTTCTTCAGAGCTTCACCCAACAGTTACTGGGCAACAACCAGGTAGgtctggcttgctataaaaggggctgtttgacccctccttgctttctctgtcccttctgtctgattattttctctccttaacccatttttcccttcccccttccctctccctttccatttttggtgacctgcctcttctctcctctcctctctcccattttttcatttctccctctccagctttctctgtctctactttctCAACTCTGCTTCACAGAACCTAAATAGACTCTATTCTGCACTATATACATTGTGTGTCTCCtacctcaggggaagggatgcctcagcatgggcctgcccGCTGAGGCACACATCCTACCTCACTATACTTTGTGCTACAAATCATATCCTAGTCTTTTTAGAACACAACACAAtctacttctttctctgtctACCCTGGACTGTTCTAGGTGTCTCTGGCCACTCTCTCATATGTATAAAAAAACCTTTATCATGTCATTCAGCAGTAATGTCGACAGTTTCTTTGCTGTACCTCCAACAATAGCATGgaaaaaactcaaagcatttccagaAATGTCAGGAACAAGACAAGTAGATCCACACTTTCTACTCTCAGTCAATATGGTATTGTTTTAGctagatcaataaaacaagagaaataaacaaCCGGGAGGCCGataggaaagagaagccagagtgTCTTCATTTGCAGTCACTATGAGCCTTTCCTTTGAGACCCTATGACTCCTCTGGAAAATTCTGAGAACTGATAAACTCCGAGCAAATTAGCAGGCTACAGAAATAATATGGGAAAAATCAGTGCCCTTCCCATGCAGCACTAAACAAAGTGAAGAATGATGAGGGAAGCCTTCTCATTCACAGCAGCCTGGACCACCACCCTGAAGGGGCCTGGTGGGCATGGTATGATCTTTTGATCCCAGCAGGCACAAGTTAGTAGATCTcagaattcgaggccagcctggtctacagagcaagtgtcCCTCAAGGCTCttacaaagtgaaaccctgttccaaaacagaaaacaacaacacacaaacCCTGATGGTTCAGCAGTACAGAGAAAttaatgctcttgcagaggaccctacTTGGGTTCCCAAAGCCTACACAGTGTCTCacaacctctggcttctgccagcCGGCAAAACCATAAactaacacaggcacacacacacatacacacacacacacacacacacacacacacacataatcaaaaaTATATCTCAAAAAAGAATACCTAGGAGTAAAAGTGACCTTGAATGAGAACAACTATATGATAGGCCCTGCACAGATGGCTAagaagaggactggagttcagtgtCCACAGGCCCAGAGCCCACAGCTTACAATTATCTCCTATTATAGTTTTTAAGGGACCTGGCAGCCTCATGTGACCTCCACAGGCAGGAGACACACATGgattacacatacatatatcccctgaaaacacacatacatataaaataattcattctaaaaataaaaaaaaatgtaggaagagggaaaaatcagGTGTGGTGTTGCAACACTTTGACCCAAGCACATGGGAAGCCAAGGTAGATGGATCTATATGGGGACTTCCGGGATAGCCAGGTCTATGCTGGTTGATCCTGTCTCATCATCAGCAACAACATGAACATGAAATTAGAATCCATATGAGGGTAACTTTTGTGACTTGTCAGCCAGACTCACCTCCTGAATATCCCAGGTAGAAATCCTGTTCTTGGAAGTCACCATACAGACAGCAGACTTCCCTTGTCCATTTCTTGTTAAGCCACCCGTTGAGATATAACATGGATGTGCCCGAAATTCTGCAAGGAAACCCCAACAGTTTGTGGACACAAGAGAGGTGAGGGACAACTCTAACTGAAGGAGGTATGGTTCCCTTTCCTCTGCCATAAAGTAGGCTTGGACAACAGCTGtagaacagaggaagagagaggcagccAAGCACACTGCCGGCTGGGCATTGGTTCAGGTACATTCATTCTTTAGTTTGTTTCTATAGATACAAAATGGGTACTGGGGCCTGGAGCTCTAACTCTTGGGCAGAGTGCTCAGTTCTGTCCCTGGAGGCCTATAAACCATAAAATGGTACTCatttggaggcagaaggatccaaaGTGCAAGGTCATTCGTATTTGTTA
This sequence is a window from Mus pahari unplaced genomic scaffold, PAHARI_EIJ_v1.1 scaffold_3385_U1_1, whole genome shotgun sequence. Protein-coding genes within it:
- the LOC110315600 gene encoding LOW QUALITY PROTEIN: F-box/WD repeat-containing protein 15-like (The sequence of the model RefSeq protein was modified relative to this genomic sequence to represent the inferred CDS: deleted 1 base in 1 codon), coding for MVQGARMLRNWNELASSNVLWRKLCHKRWLYCDMVTLQLQGKETWKQFFVYRTWQEHAMSRAKPEDFTYKEIPVEFEFRAHPCYISTGGLTRNGQGKSAVCMVTSKNRISTWDIQEVSLADKSQKLPSYGFIADTTGNLYIFRIPDLHLISNVNVFPHGIDELHCSPQKKWVFLIRKHRQVLTKVFYMNSLLRTSEFSDPVSTILEFPLCQAVFWTPRREDRITLMSRNVPPNITTFGTFDMKLEEIGNKVTVQGHLVGSFSLQDYKERAEWMGVSDKDTIVCSTGSSLLLFSIDGVRLQTFQYCPEEILRLWVDPVHVIVTCNNGSLDVYAWEERSPLLRKCYRLRKRRYLPPSGFIIKTLCDGVSIILVMANSPTPCFLMAYTLTSALEN